A section of the Thauera chlorobenzoica genome encodes:
- the mpl gene encoding UDP-N-acetylmuramate:L-alanyl-gamma-D-glutamyl-meso-diaminopimelate ligase, with protein MHIHILGICGTFMGGVALLARAAGHTVTGCDANVYPPMSTQLEEQGIGLIEGYDVAQLELAPDVFVVGNAVARGNPLLEAILDRGLPYVSGPQWLAEHVLAGRWVLAVAGTHGKTTTTSLLAWMLEDAGLAPGFLVGGVPQNFGVSARLTESPFFVIEADEYDTAFCDKRSKFVHYRPRTAILNNLEFDHADIFADLAAIETQFHHLVRTIPASGRIVANAREDSLKRVIGRGCWSELEWFNDPAQWSAEAGADEVQALFRLAGAELGRAQMPLAGSHNRENALAALAAARHVGVTPAQAIASLASFRGIKRRLELRGTVGGVSVYDDFAHHPTAIALTVDGLRRRQSGGRILAVLEPRSNTMKLGVMKAQLPASLAAADAVFCYTAGLGWDAGEALAPLGARAHCHDTLDALVAEVVAMARPGDQVLVMSNGGFGGVHQRLLEALAGGLAGGLAVA; from the coding sequence ATGCACATTCACATCCTCGGCATCTGCGGCACCTTCATGGGCGGGGTCGCCCTGCTCGCGCGCGCAGCCGGCCACACCGTGACCGGCTGCGACGCCAATGTCTATCCGCCGATGAGTACCCAGCTCGAGGAGCAGGGCATCGGCCTGATCGAGGGCTACGATGTCGCCCAGCTCGAGCTGGCGCCCGACGTGTTCGTGGTCGGCAACGCGGTGGCGCGCGGCAACCCGCTGCTCGAAGCGATCCTCGACCGCGGCCTGCCTTATGTCTCCGGGCCGCAGTGGCTGGCCGAGCACGTGCTGGCCGGGCGCTGGGTGCTGGCGGTGGCGGGTACCCACGGCAAGACGACGACGACCTCGCTGCTGGCCTGGATGCTGGAGGACGCCGGACTCGCTCCGGGCTTTCTGGTCGGCGGGGTGCCGCAGAACTTCGGCGTGTCGGCGCGCCTGACCGAGTCGCCGTTCTTCGTCATCGAGGCCGACGAGTACGACACCGCGTTCTGCGACAAGCGCTCGAAGTTCGTCCATTACCGGCCGCGGACCGCGATCCTGAACAACCTCGAGTTCGACCACGCGGACATCTTCGCGGATCTGGCGGCGATCGAGACCCAGTTCCATCACCTCGTGCGCACCATCCCGGCGAGCGGGCGGATCGTCGCCAACGCCCGCGAGGACAGCCTGAAGCGGGTCATCGGGCGCGGCTGCTGGTCCGAGCTGGAGTGGTTCAACGATCCCGCGCAGTGGTCGGCGGAGGCCGGCGCGGACGAGGTGCAGGCGCTGTTCCGGCTCGCCGGCGCCGAGCTGGGGCGGGCGCAGATGCCGCTGGCAGGCAGCCATAACCGCGAGAACGCGCTCGCCGCGCTCGCCGCCGCGCGCCACGTCGGCGTCACCCCGGCGCAGGCGATCGCCAGCCTGGCGAGTTTTCGCGGCATCAAGCGCCGGCTCGAGCTGCGCGGCACGGTCGGCGGGGTGAGCGTCTACGACGACTTCGCCCATCATCCGACGGCGATCGCGCTGACCGTCGACGGCCTGCGCCGGCGCCAGAGTGGAGGGCGGATCCTGGCCGTGCTCGAGCCGCGTTCGAACACGATGAAGCTCGGGGTGATGAAGGCGCAGCTGCCGGCCAGTCTCGCCGCGGCCGACGCGGTGTTCTGCTACACCGCCGGCCTGGGCTGGGATGCCGGCGAGGCACTGGCGCCGCTGGGGGCGCGGGCGCACTGCCACGATACGCTCGACGCGCTGGTGGCCGAGGTGGTGGCGATGGCGCGCCCGGGCGATCAGGTGCTGGTGATGAGCAACGGCGGCTTCGGCGGCGTGCACCAGCGCCTGCTCGAGGCGCTGGCCGGGGGACTGGCCGGGGGACTGGCCGTGGCGTGA
- a CDS encoding BON domain-containing protein has product MLLGLGAAAALPLLQGCFPIVATGVGAGAAMVSDRRTGGAYVEDESIEWKVSNRIRQRFGGTVHVNVTSYNRNVLLTGEAPDAGVRGELDGLVAGVENVRGVVNEVVVGPHSSLSARANDALITSNVKARFVDAQRFSPHHVKVVTEANVVFLLGLVTRAEADAAAAVARTSQGVRKVVRVFEYISDDEARRLDNPTGAQR; this is encoded by the coding sequence CTGCTGCTGGGCCTGGGCGCAGCGGCTGCGCTGCCGCTCCTCCAGGGCTGCTTCCCGATCGTCGCCACCGGCGTCGGCGCCGGCGCCGCGATGGTGTCCGACCGCCGCACCGGCGGCGCCTACGTCGAAGACGAAAGCATCGAATGGAAAGTCTCGAACCGCATCCGCCAGCGCTTCGGCGGCACCGTGCATGTGAACGTCACCTCCTACAACCGCAACGTCCTGCTCACCGGCGAAGCCCCTGACGCCGGCGTGCGCGGCGAGCTCGACGGGCTCGTCGCCGGCGTCGAGAACGTCCGCGGCGTGGTCAACGAAGTCGTGGTCGGCCCCCACTCCAGCCTCAGTGCACGCGCCAACGACGCCCTCATCACCTCCAACGTGAAGGCCCGCTTCGTCGATGCGCAGCGCTTTTCCCCCCACCACGTGAAGGTCGTGACCGAGGCCAACGTGGTCTTCCTGCTCGGTCTGGTGACGCGCGCCGAAGCCGACGCCGCGGCCGCGGTCGCCCGCACCAGCCAGGGCGTGCGCAAGGTGGTGCGCGTGTTCGAGTACATCAGCGACGACGAAGCCCGCCGCCTCGACAACCCGACCGGCGCCCAGCGCTGA
- a CDS encoding SIS domain-containing protein, protein MNLIDRVSRQFEDNMRTALEALEMLAAPIAGAVELITASLLENGKVLVCGAAGSAGDARRFAAQLVNGFELERPSLAAMALSADASTLAPIAGEPDTSTLFARQIEVFGHPGDVLVAIAANGEPMRILDAIGAAHERDMRVIALTGADAGRIAARLGPADIHLAAPADRSARIQELHLLILHCLCDGIDCLLLGVED, encoded by the coding sequence ATGAACCTGATCGATCGCGTCTCGCGCCAGTTCGAGGACAACATGCGCACCGCACTCGAGGCGCTGGAAATGCTCGCCGCCCCGATCGCCGGCGCCGTCGAGCTGATCACCGCCAGCCTGCTGGAAAACGGCAAGGTCCTCGTCTGCGGCGCAGCCGGCTCGGCCGGCGACGCCCGCCGCTTCGCCGCCCAGCTGGTCAATGGCTTCGAGCTCGAACGCCCCTCGCTCGCCGCGATGGCGCTGAGCGCGGACGCTTCCACCCTCGCGCCGATCGCCGGCGAACCCGACACCAGCACCCTGTTCGCGCGCCAGATCGAAGTTTTCGGCCACCCCGGCGACGTCCTCGTGGCGATCGCCGCGAACGGCGAACCGATGCGCATCCTCGACGCCATCGGCGCCGCCCACGAGCGCGACATGCGGGTGATCGCGCTGACCGGCGCCGACGCCGGGCGCATCGCCGCAAGGCTCGGCCCGGCCGACATCCACCTGGCCGCCCCCGCTGACCGCAGCGCGCGCATCCAGGAACTGCACTTGCTGATCCTGCACTGCCTGTGCGACGGTATCGACTGCCTGCTACTCGGAGTGGAAGACTGA
- a CDS encoding YraN family protein → MVATTAKTPPGETHPDGTTAPAGKAAAAGARSIGSPRTPAQARGAAAEALAAEHLAAHGLRILARNVRCRGGELDLICLDRGQLVFVEVRLRSNARFGGAGESITAGKRRRVLIAAQWWLGGAGRRFQGAACRFDAVLLDALERSRITWLPGAFDAG, encoded by the coding sequence ATGGTGGCGACGACGGCGAAAACGCCCCCCGGGGAAACCCACCCGGACGGGACGACGGCGCCCGCAGGCAAGGCGGCCGCGGCCGGCGCGCGCAGTATCGGCTCCCCGCGGACTCCAGCGCAAGCGCGCGGCGCCGCCGCCGAGGCGCTCGCCGCCGAACACCTCGCGGCACACGGCCTGCGCATCCTCGCCCGCAACGTGCGCTGCCGCGGCGGCGAACTCGACCTGATCTGCCTCGACCGCGGCCAGCTCGTGTTCGTCGAAGTGCGCCTGCGCAGCAATGCCCGCTTCGGCGGCGCGGGCGAAAGCATCACCGCGGGCAAGCGCCGGCGCGTGCTGATCGCCGCCCAGTGGTGGCTGGGCGGTGCGGGGCGGCGCTTCCAGGGCGCGGCCTGCCGCTTCGACGCGGTCCTCCTCGACGCCCTCGAGCGCAGCCGTATCACCTGGTTACCCGGCGCCTTCGATGCCGGTTGA
- the rsmI gene encoding 16S rRNA (cytidine(1402)-2'-O)-methyltransferase, with translation MTVSVPLPVRPLSSTPSLYVVATPLGNLHDITLRALAVLGAVDVVAAEDTRHSQRLLDAYGLKVRMVAVHQHNEQAAAGPLLELLAAGRQVALITDAGTPAVSDPGARLVARVRAAGHPVVPLPGPCAAVAALSVSGFAEGGFRFVGFLPARPGARVAALAALRDEAAALVFYEAPHRIVECVADLLAVFGGARELLIARELTKLHEQTVRLPLAEVGVWFAADPNRVRGEFVLVLAGAQAEAGLSAEAERVLGLLLAELPLKSAARLAAEITGAGRKLLYARALEIRGEEDA, from the coding sequence ATGACCGTCTCCGTGCCCCTTCCCGTCCGCCCCCTTTCTAGCACGCCGTCATTATATGTGGTGGCGACCCCGCTCGGTAACCTCCATGACATCACCTTGCGTGCGCTCGCCGTGCTGGGGGCGGTGGATGTGGTGGCGGCCGAGGACACCCGCCACAGCCAGCGCCTGCTCGATGCCTACGGCCTGAAGGTGCGGATGGTGGCGGTGCATCAGCACAACGAGCAGGCGGCGGCGGGGCCGCTGCTCGAGCTGCTCGCCGCCGGCCGCCAGGTCGCCCTGATCACCGATGCCGGCACCCCGGCGGTGTCCGACCCCGGCGCCCGCCTCGTCGCCCGGGTGCGCGCGGCCGGCCATCCGGTGGTGCCGCTGCCGGGGCCGTGCGCGGCGGTTGCGGCGCTGTCGGTATCGGGCTTCGCCGAGGGCGGCTTTCGCTTCGTCGGGTTCTTGCCGGCCCGCCCCGGGGCGCGGGTCGCGGCGCTCGCAGCCTTGCGCGACGAGGCTGCGGCGCTGGTGTTCTACGAGGCGCCGCACCGCATCGTCGAGTGTGTCGCCGATCTGCTGGCGGTGTTCGGCGGCGCCCGCGAACTGCTGATCGCGCGCGAGCTGACCAAGCTCCACGAGCAGACCGTGCGCCTGCCGCTGGCCGAAGTCGGGGTGTGGTTCGCGGCCGATCCGAACCGGGTGCGCGGCGAGTTCGTCCTGGTGCTGGCGGGAGCGCAGGCGGAGGCGGGGCTGAGCGCGGAAGCCGAGCGTGTGCTCGGCTTGCTGCTCGCCGAGTTGCCACTGAAGAGCGCGGCGCGGCTGGCGGCGGAGATCACCGGGGCGGGGCGCAAGCTGCTGTACGCGCGGGCGCTGGAGATCCGCGGCGAGGAAGACGCGTGA
- the pyrC gene encoding dihydroorotase, which yields MQSITLIRPDDWHLHVRDDAALAAVVPHTAARFGRALIMPNLKPPVTTTAQALAYRERILAAVPGAAFEPLMSLYLTDNLAPDEIDRARASGRIVACKLYPAGATTNSDAGVTAVEKIHPVLERMEKLGMVLCVHGEATAAEVDVFDRERVFIERTLSPLVRHFPGLKVVFEHITTAEAAQFVRAAGANVAATVTAHHLLLNRNALFAGGIRPHHYCLPVLKRETHRQALVAAATSGNPRFFLGTDSAPHARSTKENACGCAGCYTAHAGIELYAEVFDAAGALDRLESFASLNGPAFYGLAPNSTTITLQREEWTVPPAYPYLAEDPLVPLRAGERVKWKLVGA from the coding sequence ATGCAATCGATTACCCTGATCCGCCCCGACGACTGGCATCTGCACGTGCGCGACGACGCCGCGCTCGCTGCGGTGGTGCCGCACACCGCGGCGCGCTTCGGCCGCGCCCTGATCATGCCCAACCTGAAGCCGCCGGTGACGACCACCGCGCAGGCGCTGGCCTACCGCGAACGCATCCTCGCCGCGGTCCCCGGCGCGGCGTTCGAGCCGCTGATGAGCCTGTACCTCACCGACAACCTGGCGCCGGACGAGATCGACCGCGCCCGGGCGAGCGGCCGGATCGTCGCCTGCAAGCTCTACCCGGCCGGGGCGACGACCAATTCCGACGCCGGTGTCACCGCGGTGGAGAAGATCCACCCGGTGCTCGAGCGCATGGAAAAGCTCGGCATGGTGTTGTGCGTGCATGGCGAGGCGACCGCCGCGGAGGTCGATGTCTTCGACCGCGAGCGGGTCTTCATCGAGCGCACGCTGTCGCCGCTGGTGCGCCATTTTCCCGGGCTGAAGGTGGTATTCGAGCACATCACCACCGCCGAGGCAGCCCAGTTCGTGCGCGCTGCCGGGGCCAACGTCGCCGCCACCGTGACCGCGCACCACCTGCTGCTCAACCGCAACGCGCTCTTTGCCGGCGGCATCCGCCCGCACCATTACTGCCTGCCGGTGCTCAAGCGCGAAACCCATCGCCAGGCGCTGGTGGCGGCGGCGACTTCGGGCAATCCGCGCTTTTTCCTCGGCACCGATTCCGCCCCCCATGCGCGCAGCACCAAGGAGAACGCCTGCGGCTGTGCCGGCTGCTACACCGCCCACGCCGGCATCGAGCTGTATGCCGAGGTGTTCGACGCCGCGGGGGCGCTCGACCGCCTCGAGTCCTTCGCCAGCCTCAACGGCCCGGCGTTCTACGGCCTCGCTCCGAATTCGACCACGATCACGCTGCAGCGGGAGGAATGGACCGTCCCGCCCGCCTACCCCTATCTCGCAGAGGACCCGCTGGTTCCGCTGCGCGCCGGGGAGCGGGTGAAGTGGAAGCTCGTCGGCGCATGA
- the mraZ gene encoding division/cell wall cluster transcriptional repressor MraZ has product MFQGAAALNLDAKGRLAIPARHRDALAVEAGQVVLTAHPHGCLLVYPVPAWVPIRDKVLAAPGLDPMSAMLKRLLVGFAQEEALDAAGRVLVAPSLRQFAKLEKQVWLVGQGSHFELWSDAGWQQQQQAMLDLVNTGLPPGFESLAL; this is encoded by the coding sequence ATGTTCCAAGGAGCCGCAGCGCTCAATCTCGATGCCAAGGGTCGCCTCGCGATCCCTGCGCGGCATCGTGACGCCCTCGCGGTGGAGGCTGGCCAGGTGGTGCTCACCGCCCACCCGCACGGCTGCCTGCTCGTCTATCCGGTGCCGGCCTGGGTGCCGATCCGCGACAAGGTCCTCGCTGCGCCAGGGCTCGATCCGATGTCGGCGATGCTCAAGCGCCTGCTCGTCGGTTTTGCTCAGGAAGAAGCGCTCGATGCCGCGGGGCGGGTGCTGGTCGCCCCCTCGCTGCGCCAGTTCGCCAAGCTCGAGAAACAGGTCTGGCTGGTCGGCCAGGGCAGCCATTTCGAGCTGTGGTCCGACGCCGGCTGGCAGCAGCAGCAGCAGGCGATGCTCGATCTGGTCAACACCGGCCTGCCGCCGGGTTTCGAGAGCCTGGCGCTGTGA
- the rsmH gene encoding 16S rRNA (cytosine(1402)-N(4))-methyltransferase RsmH, translating to MNTVHHHVTVLLDEAVDALAIRGDGIYVDGTFGRGGHSRAVLARLGAAGRLIAFDRDPAAIEAGQALGDPRLTLVHAPFSDLDETLGRLGVARVDGVLLDLGVSSPQLDDAARGMSFRFDAPLDMRMDTSRGHTAAEWLAEASVGQITEVIRDYGEERFAHAIAKALAAARTGGAVATTGQLAAIVEKAVRTREPGQHPATRTFQALRIFINQELEELSRVLPACVDRLGAGGRLVVISFHSLEDRIVKRFMRDASRPPVLPRRLPVRAADLPAPRLKLVGRALRPGEAEVAANPRARSAVMRVAERTGAAP from the coding sequence GTGAATACCGTTCATCACCACGTCACCGTCCTGCTCGACGAAGCCGTCGATGCACTCGCCATCCGGGGCGACGGCATCTATGTCGATGGCACCTTCGGGCGCGGCGGCCACAGCCGCGCCGTGCTCGCGCGCCTGGGGGCGGCGGGGCGGCTGATCGCCTTCGACCGCGACCCGGCGGCGATCGAAGCCGGGCAGGCGCTGGGCGATCCGCGGCTGACCCTGGTGCACGCCCCGTTCAGCGATCTCGACGAGACCCTCGGGCGGTTGGGGGTGGCGCGGGTGGACGGCGTGCTGCTCGATCTGGGGGTTTCGTCCCCGCAGCTGGACGACGCCGCGCGCGGCATGAGTTTTCGCTTCGATGCGCCGCTCGACATGCGCATGGATACGAGCCGCGGGCACACCGCGGCGGAATGGCTGGCGGAAGCCTCCGTCGGCCAGATCACGGAGGTCATCAGGGATTATGGAGAGGAACGGTTTGCTCATGCGATTGCAAAGGCGCTTGCAGCTGCTCGGACAGGGGGGGCTGTTGCGACCACTGGACAGCTTGCCGCGATCGTGGAAAAAGCGGTCCGCACACGCGAGCCGGGGCAGCACCCGGCGACACGCACCTTCCAGGCTCTACGGATTTTCATCAATCAGGAGCTCGAGGAGCTGAGCCGGGTGCTGCCGGCCTGCGTCGATCGGCTGGGTGCCGGCGGCCGCCTGGTGGTGATCAGCTTCCACTCCCTCGAGGACCGCATCGTCAAGCGCTTCATGCGTGACGCATCGCGCCCCCCGGTGCTGCCGCGCCGTCTGCCGGTGCGTGCTGCCGATCTGCCGGCACCCCGCCTGAAGCTGGTGGGACGGGCGCTGCGGCCGGGCGAAGCCGAGGTCGCGGCGAACCCGCGCGCGCGCAGCGCGGTGATGCGGGTCGCCGAGCGCACCGGGGCGGCGCCATGA
- the ftsL gene encoding cell division protein FtsL produces the protein MIRADAVLVALVVASALGVVSAQHQARKLHVEHEREQARARALEVEWGQLQLEQSTWAAHGRVESLARDRLGMRAPTPGQVLVVEPQS, from the coding sequence ATGATCCGCGCCGACGCGGTGCTTGTGGCCCTGGTCGTGGCCAGTGCGCTGGGCGTGGTGTCGGCTCAGCACCAGGCGCGCAAGCTGCATGTCGAGCACGAACGCGAGCAGGCGCGCGCGCGCGCCCTGGAAGTGGAATGGGGCCAGTTGCAACTCGAACAAAGCACCTGGGCGGCGCATGGACGCGTCGAGTCGCTCGCCCGCGACCGGCTGGGGATGCGTGCGCCGACGCCCGGCCAGGTGCTGGTGGTGGAGCCGCAATCATGA
- a CDS encoding peptidoglycan D,D-transpeptidase FtsI family protein — MKNQRTVTFNHNPLLKHALPAWRARVVMLGLMACSVALGGRALYLQGVNNDFLQAKGESRYARTLEVSATRGRITDRHGNVLAVSTPVRSVWALPADVRLEPAQARELARLLEIDINELNAKLGSSRDFVYLKRQLVPEVAQQIAELGLAGIHQQPEYRRYYPGGEVMAHILGFTDIEDKGQEGIELAFEKQLAGRPGLRRVIKDRRGQIVEDVEAIRPPRDGDDVALSIDGKIQYLAWSALRDAMQQHKAGAGAVVVLDAQSGEVLALANAPTFNPNNRANLSGAQLRNRVFTDSFEPGSVMKPFIAALALEKGKVKPGTMIDTGNGRLTIGSATISDTKRHGPITVSQVVQKSSNIGTVKLAQQFAADEMWQLFDQLGFGAPLDLGFPGETAGRVRPAKTWRPIEQATMSYGHGIAVSLIQMARAYLVFARDGELLPLSLTRLERAPAPGRKVFSAQTAREVRAMLELAAGPQGTAPRAQVAGYTVAGKTGTAHKLEGGRYARKYVSSFVGFAPASNPRIVVAVMIDEPSAGQHYGGAVAAPVFARLVEGSLRTLGVAPDMPIAPLHIARKPTDEAGDGRPARESM; from the coding sequence ATGAAAAATCAGCGTACCGTCACCTTCAATCACAATCCGCTGCTCAAGCACGCGCTGCCGGCCTGGCGCGCGCGCGTAGTGATGCTCGGGCTGATGGCCTGCTCGGTCGCGCTCGGCGGGCGGGCGCTCTATCTGCAGGGCGTGAACAACGACTTCCTCCAGGCCAAGGGCGAGTCGCGCTATGCGCGCACCCTCGAGGTCTCCGCCACCCGGGGGCGGATCACCGACCGCCACGGCAACGTGCTCGCAGTCAGCACGCCGGTGCGCTCGGTATGGGCCCTGCCCGCGGATGTGCGGCTGGAGCCGGCGCAGGCGCGGGAGCTGGCGCGGCTGCTGGAAATCGACATCAACGAGCTCAATGCCAAGCTCGGGTCGAGCCGCGACTTCGTCTACCTGAAGCGCCAGCTCGTCCCCGAAGTGGCGCAGCAGATTGCCGAACTCGGGCTGGCAGGCATCCACCAGCAGCCGGAATATCGCCGCTACTACCCGGGCGGCGAAGTGATGGCTCACATCCTCGGTTTCACCGACATCGAGGACAAGGGGCAGGAAGGGATCGAGCTCGCGTTCGAGAAACAGCTCGCCGGCCGTCCCGGGCTGCGCCGGGTGATCAAGGACCGGCGCGGCCAGATTGTCGAGGACGTGGAAGCGATCCGCCCGCCGCGCGACGGCGATGACGTGGCGCTGTCGATCGACGGCAAGATCCAGTACCTCGCCTGGTCGGCGCTGCGCGATGCGATGCAGCAGCACAAGGCCGGTGCCGGGGCGGTCGTGGTGCTCGATGCGCAGAGCGGCGAAGTGCTGGCGCTGGCCAATGCGCCGACCTTCAACCCCAACAACCGCGCCAATCTGAGTGGCGCCCAGCTGCGCAACCGGGTGTTTACCGACAGCTTCGAACCCGGCTCGGTGATGAAGCCCTTCATCGCCGCGCTCGCCCTGGAGAAAGGCAAGGTCAAGCCGGGTACCATGATCGACACCGGCAACGGCCGGCTGACGATCGGTTCGGCGACGATTTCCGATACCAAGCGCCACGGCCCGATCACCGTGTCCCAGGTGGTGCAGAAGTCGTCGAACATCGGCACGGTCAAGCTCGCGCAGCAGTTCGCGGCCGACGAGATGTGGCAGCTGTTCGATCAGCTCGGCTTCGGCGCGCCGCTCGACCTCGGCTTCCCCGGCGAGACCGCGGGCCGGGTGCGGCCGGCGAAGACCTGGCGGCCGATCGAGCAGGCGACCATGTCCTATGGCCACGGCATCGCGGTGAGCCTGATCCAGATGGCGCGGGCCTACCTCGTGTTCGCCCGCGACGGCGAACTGCTGCCCCTGTCGCTGACCCGCCTCGAGCGCGCTCCGGCGCCGGGGCGCAAGGTCTTTTCGGCGCAGACTGCGCGCGAGGTCCGGGCGATGCTCGAACTGGCCGCCGGCCCCCAGGGCACCGCGCCGCGCGCCCAGGTGGCCGGGTATACCGTGGCCGGCAAGACCGGAACCGCGCACAAGCTCGAAGGCGGGCGCTATGCCAGGAAGTACGTTTCGTCCTTTGTCGGCTTCGCCCCGGCCTCGAATCCGCGCATCGTGGTCGCGGTGATGATCGACGAGCCTTCGGCCGGCCAGCACTACGGCGGCGCGGTTGCCGCACCGGTGTTCGCGCGCCTGGTCGAAGGCTCGCTGCGCACCCTCGGGGTGGCCCCCGACATGCCGATCGCACCGTTGCATATCGCGCGCAAACCGACCGACGAGGCCGGGGACGGCAGGCCTGCGCGGGAGAGCATGTGA